ATGAATAAAATGACAGAATTTAATAATGAAATTTCAATGACATCACGGGAAATTGCAGAGCAAACTGGAAAGGAGCATCGGAATGTGAGGCGGGATGTAAAACGTATGTTGTTGGAATTATATGGAAAAGAGGATATGCTCAATTATGAGCATATCTTTAAAGACAGTTATGGCAGAGAACAAAAGTGTTATCGTTTACCAAAAAGAGAGGTTTTGGTCTTAGTTTCAGGTTACTCCATTCCTCTCCGTGCCAAAATTGTTGACAGATTAGAAGAATTAGAGCAAAGAAAATCTAAAACTCTTCTTCCTGATTTCAGTAATCCAGCAGAAGCTGCAAGAGCATGGGCGATAGAATATGAGGAAAAACAAGCTGCCCTGCTTCAGATTGTAGAAGATAAACCAAAAGTAGATTATTACAAGAACGTG
The window above is part of the Candidatus Cloacimonadota bacterium genome. Proteins encoded here:
- a CDS encoding phage regulatory protein/antirepressor Ant, with amino-acid sequence MNKMTEFNNEISMTSREIAEQTGKEHRNVRRDVKRMLLELYGKEDMLNYEHIFKDSYGREQKCYRLPKREVLVLVSGYSIPLRAKIVDRLEELEQRKSKTLLPDFSNPAEAARAWAIEYEEKQAALLQIVEDKPKVDYYKNVLDTGDTYTVTQIAKENEMTAIQLNIILKNEKIQFKQSGQWLLYQKYQDMGLVKTRTHIIERSNGDKQNRHSTTWTEKGREFIHDLLETI